The proteins below are encoded in one region of Clostridium fermenticellae:
- the larE gene encoding ATP-dependent sacrificial sulfur transferase LarE, protein MVNDEKYNELIKYLKSLGRVVLAFSGGVDSTFLLKASKEALGNNIKAVTILSPYIPKWEIKEAQELVKKLEVEHQIIEAPIIDSIRFNPENRCYLCKNAVFNMILSAAKKQGYDYVIDGTNYDDIKDYRPGLKALKELDIKSPLLKCKLTKEEIRSYSKELGLSTWNKPPYACLLTRIPYGSELKEEYFEKIENAEKYMMSIGFRAIRVRCHGDLARIEVNKSDRNKLFDEELLDIISQKIKGFGFKYVTLDLEGYRMGSFNEAIGR, encoded by the coding sequence ATGGTAAATGATGAAAAATATAATGAACTTATAAAATATCTTAAAAGTTTAGGAAGAGTTGTATTAGCCTTTTCGGGTGGAGTTGATAGTACATTTTTACTTAAGGCATCAAAAGAAGCACTTGGAAATAACATAAAAGCAGTTACAATACTATCACCTTATATCCCAAAATGGGAGATAAAAGAGGCGCAGGAATTAGTTAAGAAACTTGAGGTTGAACATCAAATAATAGAAGCACCGATTATTGATTCTATTAGATTTAATCCTGAAAATAGGTGCTATCTCTGTAAAAATGCTGTATTTAATATGATATTATCTGCAGCTAAAAAGCAGGGGTATGATTATGTAATTGATGGGACCAATTATGATGATATAAAAGATTATAGGCCCGGACTTAAAGCTCTAAAAGAACTTGATATAAAGAGTCCCCTTCTTAAGTGTAAATTGACCAAAGAGGAGATAAGAAGTTATTCTAAAGAATTAGGATTGAGTACATGGAACAAGCCTCCATATGCATGCCTTTTGACTAGAATACCATATGGAAGTGAATTAAAAGAAGAGTACTTTGAAAAAATTGAAAATGCAGAAAAATATATGATGAGTATAGGATTTAGAGCAATCAGAGTCAGATGTCATGGAGATTTGGCTCGAATTGAAGTAAATAAAAGTGACAGGAATAAGTTATTTGATGAAGAACTTTTAGATATAATATCACAAAAAATAAAAGGTTTTGGCTTTAAATATGTTACATTGGATTTAGAAGGATATCGAATGGGGAGTTTTAATGAGGCTATTGGGAGGTAG
- the larB gene encoding nickel pincer cofactor biosynthesis protein LarB, which translates to MNKSDIKTLLEGVKDNKIDIEEAVKKLEDLPFKDLGFALIDNHREIRVGYPEVIYCAGKTVEQVRDIVKFMLTKDNNILGTRADNEMYNAVKEICPYAEYNKLGKTITIRKNSQITTKSYIAIVSAGTSDLPVVEEAYETAKILGNRVEKVIDVGVAGIHRLFAKLDIIRGAKVVIVIAGMEGALASVIGGLVDKPVIAVPTSIGYGASFGGLSALLSMLNSCASGVSIVNIDNGFGAAYSASMINKL; encoded by the coding sequence ATGAATAAGAGTGATATCAAAACTTTATTAGAAGGAGTTAAAGATAATAAGATTGATATAGAAGAAGCGGTTAAAAAATTAGAGGACTTGCCTTTCAAAGATTTAGGTTTTGCACTCATAGATAATCATAGGGAAATTAGAGTAGGATACCCGGAAGTTATATACTGTGCAGGAAAAACTGTGGAGCAGGTTAGAGATATTGTCAAATTTATGCTTACAAAGGATAATAATATATTAGGAACTAGGGCCGATAATGAAATGTATAATGCAGTAAAGGAAATTTGTCCTTATGCAGAATATAATAAGCTTGGAAAGACTATAACAATTAGAAAGAACAGTCAAATTACTACTAAAAGTTATATAGCCATAGTTTCAGCGGGCACTTCAGATTTACCTGTTGTAGAAGAAGCTTATGAAACTGCAAAAATACTAGGGAATAGAGTTGAAAAAGTAATTGATGTCGGGGTTGCTGGAATACATAGATTATTTGCAAAACTTGATATTATTAGGGGAGCAAAAGTTGTTATTGTTATTGCCGGAATGGAAGGTGCTCTGGCAAGTGTTATAGGAGGTCTCGTTGATAAACCGGTTATAGCAGTTCCGACAAGTATTGGCTATGGAGCAAGTTTTGGAGGACTCTCAGCTTTGTTATCTATGCTAAATAGTTGTGCCAGTGGTGTTAGCATCGTAAATATAGATAATGGTTTTGGTGCAGCATACAGTGCTAGCATGATAAATAAATTATAG
- a CDS encoding GntR family transcriptional regulator — protein sequence MDYISNNSQPATVEQVYHDIRHRILKLELEPGQKISENQMCKEYNTSRFVIRNVYNRLSQLGLITIYPQRGTYVSLIDINYIDDLMFLRSAVEKEVLNEIFTNIKESNRLALVEKLEKNLELQEYWKGQKSYNKDFMRLDSEFHKLIIDSVNRYRLVRILSDPMLHIARWRNFDVSIITHRLPELIEEHREIVNAIKDSDLDRAKQGISNHLSSISTLADLAKEEYPQYFTDNEPGFI from the coding sequence ATGGATTATATATCAAATAATTCTCAGCCGGCTACTGTGGAGCAAGTATACCATGATATACGACATAGAATATTAAAATTGGAACTGGAGCCAGGACAAAAGATTAGTGAAAACCAGATGTGTAAGGAATATAATACTTCACGTTTTGTTATTAGAAATGTGTATAATCGCCTGAGCCAATTGGGATTAATTACTATATATCCACAGAGAGGGACTTATGTTAGTTTAATTGATATAAATTATATCGATGATCTTATGTTTTTAAGGTCGGCTGTTGAAAAAGAAGTATTAAATGAAATATTTACGAATATAAAGGAAAGTAATCGTCTGGCATTAGTTGAAAAATTAGAAAAGAATCTTGAGTTGCAAGAGTACTGGAAGGGTCAGAAATCATACAATAAGGATTTTATGAGATTGGATTCTGAATTTCATAAACTTATAATTGATAGTGTAAATCGTTATAGATTGGTAAGAATTTTATCAGATCCAATGCTTCACATTGCCAGATGGCGTAATTTTGATGTTTCTATTATAACTCATAGGTTGCCTGAGTTAATAGAAGAACATAGAGAAATTGTAAATGCTATTAAAGATAGTGATTTAGACAGAGCCAAGCAGGGCATATCAAATCATTTAAGTAGTATATCTACCCTTGCAGATTTAGCAAAGGAAGAATATCCTCAATATTTTACTGATAATGAGCCTGGATTTATTTAA
- the msrA gene encoding peptide-methionine (S)-S-oxide reductase MsrA — translation MKKIIFAGGCFWGVEAYFSEMDGVVKTKVGYANGNTDNPTYEEVCKNTTGYAESCYIEYNEDIIKLEGLLKAYWRVVDPTIKNRQGHDIGTQYRTGVYYIDKCDLDIILKSKEEEQKKYKETIVTEILPLKNFYSAEQYHQKYLEKNPNGYCHIPKELLKKR, via the coding sequence ATGAAGAAAATAATATTTGCAGGCGGATGTTTTTGGGGAGTTGAAGCATATTTTAGTGAGATGGATGGAGTTGTAAAGACAAAGGTTGGATATGCAAATGGAAATACAGATAACCCTACGTATGAAGAGGTATGTAAGAATACAACAGGGTATGCCGAGTCTTGTTATATTGAATACAATGAAGATATAATTAAACTTGAGGGACTTTTAAAAGCATATTGGAGGGTAGTGGATCCAACGATAAAGAATAGACAGGGGCATGATATAGGAACTCAGTATCGCACTGGAGTGTACTATATAGATAAATGTGATTTGGATATTATATTGAAATCTAAGGAAGAGGAACAAAAGAAATATAAAGAAACTATTGTTACAGAGATTTTGCCATTAAAAAATTTCTATAGTGCAGAACAGTATCATCAAAAGTATTTAGAGAAAAATCCCAATGGATATTGTCATATCCCAAAGGAACTGTTAAAGAAACGTTAG
- the ggt gene encoding gamma-glutamyltransferase yields MKFNALYNPFKSIRTPSYGKRGMVATSQPFAAEAGFEILKKGGNAVDAAIATAACLTVCEPTSNGIGGDAFAIVWFNNKLHGLNASGQSPKGISIPILRNLGYSEIPGFGWEPVNIPGIPAAWAELSKKFGTLPFETLLEPAIKYAEEGFPITPTVAKFWKISFDLYKKNFKDDKFKYWFETFSPNGRSPHAGEMFYLKDHAKTLKIIAETKSEAFYRGILAEKIDYFSRKTGGYIRKEDMEKYHAEWVEPISINYRGYDVFEIPPNGQGITALIALNILKGFNFNERDSADTYHKQIEAVKLAFEDTLRYVTDINKMTVKIEDLLSDAYAEEKRKRIDRTAFMPKINETQKGGTVYLATADNYGNMVSYIQSLYQGFGSGLVVPGTGIALHNRGKNFSFDPEHINALEPEKKPYHTIIPGFLMKNKKAIGPFGIMGAFMQPQAHVQVLMNCLDFNLNPQAALDAPRWMWTKGKSVNIEHAFPKHIAECLHYKGHNLNYSIDEGDFGRGQIIWKDENGVLSGGTDWRTDGTIYAW; encoded by the coding sequence ATGAAATTTAATGCATTATACAACCCTTTTAAGTCTATTAGAACTCCTTCCTATGGAAAAAGAGGAATGGTGGCCACATCACAGCCATTTGCAGCTGAAGCTGGCTTTGAAATTCTAAAAAAAGGAGGTAATGCAGTGGATGCAGCCATAGCTACTGCTGCTTGTCTAACCGTATGTGAACCGACATCAAATGGAATTGGTGGAGATGCTTTTGCAATAGTATGGTTTAATAACAAATTACATGGATTAAATGCAAGTGGACAATCTCCTAAGGGAATATCAATACCCATTTTAAGAAATTTAGGATATAGTGAAATCCCAGGTTTTGGATGGGAGCCAGTAAACATCCCCGGTATACCTGCAGCCTGGGCCGAACTTTCAAAAAAATTTGGCACACTCCCGTTTGAGACATTATTAGAACCAGCAATAAAATATGCAGAAGAAGGTTTCCCTATAACACCAACCGTAGCAAAGTTTTGGAAAATATCATTTGATCTATATAAGAAAAATTTTAAAGATGATAAATTTAAATATTGGTTTGAAACATTCTCCCCCAATGGCAGATCTCCACATGCAGGAGAGATGTTTTATCTAAAAGATCATGCAAAGACCTTAAAAATTATAGCTGAAACAAAAAGCGAAGCATTCTATAGAGGAATACTTGCAGAAAAAATAGATTATTTTTCAAGAAAAACTGGTGGTTATATAAGAAAAGAAGATATGGAAAAATACCATGCCGAATGGGTAGAACCTATAAGTATTAATTATAGAGGTTACGATGTATTTGAAATTCCACCCAACGGACAGGGAATCACAGCACTTATAGCTTTAAACATATTAAAGGGTTTTAACTTTAATGAAAGGGATTCCGCAGATACTTACCACAAACAAATAGAAGCCGTAAAACTTGCCTTTGAAGACACTTTAAGATATGTAACCGATATAAATAAAATGACGGTTAAAATAGAAGATCTCCTATCTGATGCATACGCAGAGGAAAAAAGAAAAAGAATAGATAGGACTGCCTTTATGCCAAAAATAAATGAAACTCAAAAGGGAGGAACTGTTTACCTGGCAACAGCTGACAATTATGGCAATATGGTATCATACATTCAGAGTCTTTATCAGGGATTTGGTTCTGGACTAGTTGTTCCAGGTACAGGTATAGCTCTGCATAATAGGGGAAAAAATTTTTCTTTTGATCCAGAGCATATAAATGCACTTGAACCTGAAAAAAAACCATATCATACAATAATTCCAGGATTTTTAATGAAAAATAAAAAAGCAATAGGTCCTTTTGGAATAATGGGGGCATTTATGCAGCCTCAAGCACACGTGCAGGTATTAATGAACTGCTTGGATTTCAATTTAAATCCACAAGCAGCATTGGATGCTCCAAGATGGATGTGGACCAAAGGAAAAAGTGTTAATATAGAACATGCATTTCCAAAGCATATAGCAGAATGTTTACATTATAAAGGACATAATTTAAATTACTCCATCGACGAAGGCGATTTTGGAAGAGGACAGATAATTTGGAAAGATGAAAACGGAGTCTTATCGGGTGGTACCGACTGGAGAACTGACGGCACTATATATGCCTGGTAA
- a CDS encoding IS3 family transposase (programmed frameshift), producing the protein MSNRSKRYTEDFKNTIVELYNSGKTLSELNSEYGASKSTIKLWIKKAAPIQIDKNKTITTAEYQNLIKKMAKLEEENEILKKGYGHICKEKLDTVYNFIKYNKDNYSIKLMCNIFNIPRSSFYKSLIRKQSMRSIENKQIQACIMKIYNDSKKRYGAIKINYKLKRININISLKRTQRLMKKLGIKSIVCKRFRPFPSKYKVEEKENILKRDFNTSRINQKWCTDITYIHTIKDGWCYLASVMDLYSRKIIGYSFSKSMDSKLAVNAVDNALNLQKPVEPLVLHSDLGTQYTSCEFENYLLDTHLITHSFSAKGCPYDNACIESFHASLKKEEVNLVKYCDYNSAKLAVFQYIESWYNRIRIHGSIGYITPQQCEDNCKKSA; encoded by the exons GTGTCAAATAGATCTAAGAGATATACAGAGGATTTCAAAAATACAATAGTTGAACTTTATAATTCGGGTAAAACCCTGAGTGAATTAAACAGCGAATATGGCGCATCTAAATCAACAATAAAATTATGGATTAAAAAGGCAGCACCAATACAGATAGATAAAAATAAAACTATTACAACAGCTGAGTATCAAAACTTAATCAAGAAAATGGCAAAGTTAGAAGAGGAGAATGAGATATTAAAAAAAG GCTATGGCCATATTTGCAAAGAAAAATTAGATACAGTATACAATTTTATTAAATACAATAAAGATAACTATAGTATTAAATTAATGTGCAATATCTTCAATATTCCAAGAAGTTCTTTCTATAAAAGTTTAATAAGAAAGCAGAGTATGCGAAGCATTGAGAATAAACAGATTCAAGCTTGTATTATGAAGATTTATAACGATAGTAAAAAACGCTATGGGGCAATAAAAATAAACTATAAATTAAAACGGATCAATATAAATATAAGTCTTAAAAGAACCCAGAGGCTTATGAAAAAGTTAGGTATAAAGTCTATTGTCTGTAAAAGATTTAGACCTTTTCCTTCAAAATATAAGGTTGAAGAAAAGGAAAATATCCTTAAAAGAGATTTTAATACCAGTAGAATAAATCAAAAATGGTGTACCGATATAACATATATACACACTATAAAAGACGGCTGGTGTTATCTTGCATCCGTCATGGATCTCTACAGCAGAAAAATAATCGGTTATAGTTTCTCAAAATCTATGGATTCTAAACTTGCTGTAAATGCAGTTGACAATGCTCTTAATCTACAGAAACCGGTTGAACCACTGGTTCTCCACAGTGATCTTGGAACTCAATATACAAGCTGTGAATTTGAAAATTATCTTCTAGATACTCATTTAATAACTCACTCTTTCAGTGCCAAGGGTTGCCCTTATGACAATGCCTGCATTGAGTCATTCCATGCTTCATTAAAGAAAGAAGAGGTAAATCTTGTTAAATACTGCGATTATAATTCTGCAAAATTAGCTGTATTTCAATACATAGAATCATGGTATAACAGGATTAGAATCCATGGCTCTATAGGATATATTACCCCTCAACAATGTGAGGATAATTGCAAAAAATCTGCTTAA
- the tnpA gene encoding IS66 family insertion sequence element accessory protein TnpA, which produces MNIQKITQDYRMNKWIKIIRECKSSGETVSSWCRNNEININTYYWSRKIRAAAC; this is translated from the coding sequence ATGAATATACAAAAAATAACTCAAGATTACAGAATGAATAAATGGATTAAAATTATACGTGAATGCAAAAGCAGTGGAGAAACAGTATCCTCATGGTGCAGAAATAATGAAATTAATATAAACACTTATTATTGGTCAAGAAAAATCCGAGCTGCTGCATGTTAG
- a CDS encoding transposase domain-containing protein: METARANNLEPYTYPEFLFKNLLRVQFEAHPEFLEEYLPWDSWVQTSYKNNR, translated from the coding sequence ATTGAAACTGCCAGAGCTAATAATCTTGAACCATATACTTACCCTGAGTTTTTATTTAAAAACCTTCTAAGAGTTCAATTTGAAGCACATCCTGAATTTTTGGAAGAATATCTGCCATGGGATTCATGGGTTCAAACTTCGTATAAAAATAACAGATAA
- a CDS encoding helix-turn-helix transcriptional regulator, with amino-acid sequence MKNKKLKIARIECDMNQEDLANIVGVTRQTIGLIESGNYNPTLKLCIAICKALNKNLNDLFWEETE; translated from the coding sequence GTGAAAAATAAGAAACTAAAAATTGCTAGGATTGAGTGTGACATGAACCAAGAGGATTTGGCTAATATTGTTGGTGTTACACGGCAAACAATAGGCTTGATAGAATCAGGCAACTATAATCCGACATTGAAACTTTGCATTGCAATATGCAAAGCTTTAAACAAAAATCTAAATGATTTATTTTGGGAGGAAACAGAATGA
- a CDS encoding DUF6773 family protein, with product MKSKKIKDERVLQLNNKIQSEAYSIVIFIAFVSMFTKSFVLDMSFAKYAIEFSIVVISLAYVVIRSMFLGHNLVNTSKVSKRLTIFTIFISSLIITTINGIRNYVLYGNKYIGIFDRYFIAVIVITFISAFIFSFILFSLLYWFNERGQRIIEKKLKEDDD from the coding sequence ATGAAAAGCAAAAAAATCAAAGATGAACGTGTCTTACAATTAAACAACAAAATTCAAAGTGAAGCATACTCTATAGTGATATTCATTGCATTTGTTTCTATGTTTACTAAATCGTTTGTATTGGATATGTCTTTTGCAAAGTATGCAATTGAATTTAGTATTGTAGTTATATCTCTAGCCTATGTTGTAATTAGAAGTATGTTTCTAGGACATAACTTAGTGAACACGTCAAAAGTTAGTAAAAGATTAACGATATTTACTATTTTTATTTCAAGCCTTATCATAACCACAATTAATGGAATTAGAAACTATGTACTATATGGAAATAAGTATATAGGAATATTTGACAGGTATTTTATTGCAGTAATAGTTATTACCTTTATTTCAGCTTTCATCTTTAGCTTCATATTATTTTCACTTCTATACTGGTTTAATGAGAGAGGTCAGCGAATAATTGAAAAGAAACTTAAAGAAGATGATGATTGA
- the dapB gene encoding 4-hydroxy-tetrahydrodipicolinate reductase, which translates to MNVIISGPKGKMGKLIVKIANEMNELNIVGALAPNGRDYIGKDVGLASGIGVETGAIVVDDLQSIINKTDVIIDYTTPESSMDIMEKALKYKKAVVCGTTGFSEKQHNRIIEISKNIPVICAANTSMVVNLIYKLLKISAETIGNMSDIEIIEMHDRYKKDAPSGTSKEMGEIIAKSLGKNLDDIAVFGRNGEGARKEGTIGYHSLRAGDISSSHTVMFGLMGERLEITHHAHNWECFANGACKAALFLEGKAPGLYTIKEVLGL; encoded by the coding sequence ATGAATGTAATCATATCAGGGCCAAAAGGTAAGATGGGTAAGCTTATTGTAAAAATAGCAAATGAAATGAATGAATTAAATATCGTGGGAGCTTTGGCACCAAATGGAAGAGATTATATAGGAAAAGATGTAGGATTGGCTTCAGGCATAGGAGTTGAGACAGGAGCAATTGTAGTGGACGATTTACAAAGTATTATAAATAAAACTGATGTAATTATCGATTATACTACACCAGAATCTTCTATGGATATAATGGAAAAAGCATTGAAGTACAAAAAAGCAGTGGTTTGTGGTACTACTGGATTTTCTGAAAAACAGCATAATAGAATTATAGAAATTTCAAAAAATATTCCTGTGATTTGTGCGGCCAATACATCTATGGTAGTAAATCTTATATATAAACTTTTAAAAATTTCAGCAGAGACTATAGGAAATATGTCTGATATAGAGATAATAGAAATGCACGATAGATATAAAAAAGATGCACCTAGTGGAACTTCTAAAGAAATGGGAGAAATTATAGCAAAATCCTTAGGAAAAAATCTAGATGATATAGCCGTATTTGGAAGAAATGGAGAAGGTGCGAGAAAAGAAGGAACTATAGGCTATCATTCTTTAAGGGCCGGAGACATATCTAGCAGCCATACAGTTATGTTTGGTCTCATGGGAGAAAGACTTGAGATTACTCATCATGCACATAACTGGGAGTGCTTTGCAAATGGAGCGTGTAAAGCTGCATTGTTTTTGGAAGGGAAAGCACCAGGGCTTTATACAATTAAAGAGGTACTAGGTTTATAG
- a CDS encoding MBL fold metallo-hydrolase, with protein sequence MNRLNRPVITKGTIREMEDMSFFIHAKIFDDLLIIAQKQTNCFVLKTSYGLIVIDAIWPAKEAFEAIIDSIKDVGWNPDTIKKLVLTHGHVDHTGCGKWFVERYHVDTYLSKVDDIFWREHPTKPDRPETWKDYEINVYIQDGDTIKLGDKTIYVYGTPGHTPGGLSYMFPVKEKGKMHMAALWGGTTPPWTKNEVKQYLNSLDYFISEAISKKVDVALSNHTAIDNGIERIMYSKKRLDYLPNIYIIGQDGFQNYCQVFRTLSYEMLEKL encoded by the coding sequence ATGAATAGATTAAATAGACCGGTTATTACAAAAGGAACAATCAGAGAAATGGAGGATATGTCATTTTTCATACATGCTAAGATTTTTGACGATTTACTAATTATTGCACAAAAACAGACAAACTGTTTTGTATTAAAAACAAGTTATGGGTTGATAGTAATAGATGCTATTTGGCCGGCAAAAGAAGCTTTTGAAGCAATAATAGATTCTATTAAAGATGTTGGTTGGAATCCTGATACAATAAAGAAACTAGTTTTGACACATGGACATGTTGATCATACTGGATGTGGAAAATGGTTTGTTGAAAGATATCATGTTGATACATATCTTTCTAAGGTGGATGACATTTTTTGGAGAGAACATCCAACAAAACCCGATAGACCGGAAACATGGAAGGATTATGAAATTAATGTTTATATTCAGGATGGCGATACAATAAAATTAGGTGATAAAACAATATATGTTTATGGTACTCCTGGTCATACTCCAGGAGGGTTAAGTTACATGTTTCCTGTAAAAGAAAAGGGGAAAATGCATATGGCAGCATTATGGGGAGGAACGACACCACCATGGACAAAGAACGAAGTTAAACAATATCTCAATTCGCTGGATTATTTTATAAGTGAAGCAATATCTAAAAAAGTAGATGTCGCTTTAAGCAATCATACAGCTATAGATAATGGTATAGAACGTATTATGTATTCAAAAAAAAGATTAGATTATTTGCCGAATATTTATATTATAGGACAGGATGGATTTCAAAATTATTGTCAGGTATTTCGTACATTGAGTTACGAGATGCTGGAAAAATTATAA
- a CDS encoding type I CRISPR-associated protein Cas7, producing MNRVYGVIGIKSIMANWNADFGGYPKTISNGNIFGSDKALKYSIKKYWDDNGEKILYIKSFKTEKGKIRPRSLEERYNQVFDTTLTKKDESTAVLKNLFSAIDVKSFGATFAEEGNNISITGAVQIGQGFNVYEKSSIEEQQILSPFRSDKKAKEGKEAEEANQSTLGTKIVSDEAHYLYPFYVNPTSYRDYVDMQVTEGYTDEDFNRFKDGALIGATALNTNAKSGCENEFALFIETDENTYFPNLTQFMEFEKGKNKDILKLNLNKILEQIKDDVKSIEIYYNDYKLELQNKPEGAKFFDIFTRKEV from the coding sequence ATGAATAGAGTATATGGTGTTATCGGAATAAAATCAATTATGGCAAATTGGAATGCTGATTTTGGAGGATATCCAAAGACAATAAGTAATGGAAATATATTCGGTAGTGATAAGGCACTTAAATACAGTATAAAAAAATATTGGGATGATAATGGGGAAAAAATACTTTATATAAAGTCTTTTAAAACTGAAAAAGGAAAAATAAGACCAAGATCTCTTGAGGAAAGATACAATCAAGTTTTTGATACCACACTTACTAAGAAAGATGAAAGTACAGCTGTCCTTAAAAATTTATTTTCTGCAATTGACGTAAAGTCATTTGGAGCTACCTTTGCAGAAGAGGGAAATAATATATCAATTACAGGAGCAGTACAGATAGGTCAGGGATTCAATGTTTATGAAAAGTCAAGTATAGAGGAACAGCAAATCCTTTCACCATTTAGAAGCGATAAGAAAGCTAAAGAGGGAAAGGAAGCAGAGGAGGCAAATCAGAGCACACTTGGAACAAAAATCGTAAGCGATGAAGCACATTATCTCTATCCTTTTTATGTAAATCCAACCTCTTATAGAGATTACGTGGATATGCAAGTTACAGAAGGTTATACAGATGAAGATTTTAATAGATTTAAAGATGGAGCACTTATAGGTGCAACAGCATTAAATACAAATGCAAAGTCAGGGTGTGAAAATGAATTTGCACTTTTTATAGAGACAGATGAAAATACTTATTTTCCAAATTTAACTCAGTTCATGGAATTTGAAAAAGGCAAAAACAAGGATATTTTGAAATTGAATTTAAATAAAATACTGGAGCAAATAAAGGATGATGTTAAAAGCATAGAAATTTATTATAATGACTATAAATTGGAATTGCAAAATAAACCTGAAGGAGCTAAGTTTTTCGATATATTCACAAGAAAAGAGGTTTAG
- the cas5b gene encoding type I-B CRISPR-associated protein Cas5b, protein MEVLRFKLSGRTAFFKKPDVNTYYYFTYGNIHKIAILGIMGSVLGLKGYNFQSSDFEKNIYPEFYDRLKSSKVSVITLNKHGYITKKIQAFNNSVGYASRETGGNLIVKQQWLEEPEWIVYVKIDSGTAEFSDMLMKNKAKFIPYLGTNDHFADIADVCKLEVSKIDDFEKIDSMFKTQYFKVDKYLDENAEDTAWKYTEYLPVELDEKLNQYKFADFTETNMYVDPLDEDEFIYRDEKLGKNIYFF, encoded by the coding sequence ATGGAAGTTTTAAGGTTTAAGCTTTCTGGCAGAACTGCGTTTTTTAAAAAGCCTGATGTAAATACGTATTATTACTTTACATATGGGAATATACACAAGATTGCCATACTTGGGATAATGGGAAGTGTTCTTGGACTCAAAGGGTATAATTTTCAGAGTAGTGACTTTGAAAAAAATATATATCCAGAATTTTATGACAGACTGAAATCTTCTAAGGTTTCGGTAATAACTCTTAACAAGCATGGATATATAACAAAGAAAATTCAAGCCTTTAATAATTCTGTAGGATATGCAAGCAGAGAGACTGGAGGAAATCTTATAGTAAAACAACAGTGGCTTGAGGAACCGGAATGGATTGTCTATGTAAAAATAGACAGTGGTACAGCTGAGTTTTCAGATATGCTTATGAAAAATAAAGCTAAGTTTATACCATACCTTGGTACAAATGATCATTTTGCAGATATAGCAGATGTATGCAAGCTTGAGGTATCAAAAATAGATGATTTTGAGAAAATCGACAGTATGTTTAAAACTCAATATTTTAAGGTAGATAAATATTTAGATGAAAATGCAGAAGATACTGCATGGAAATATACAGAATACCTTCCAGTAGAACTGGATGAAAAACTTAATCAATACAAATTTGCTGATTTTACGGAGACAAATATGTATGTGGATCCTTTAGATGAAGATGAATTTATATATAGAGATGAGAAACTTGGAAAGAATATCTACTTTTTTTAG